In Verrucomicrobiia bacterium, the genomic stretch CGCGCCTTCGGTACTTTTCAGCCGCGCGGCAATCTGCAAATACGGCATGGATCCGCTGGGTTCGGTGAGCGTCTGTTTCAGATGGTCGAACAATGCCTCCCTGCCCGCTTCCACATATTCCTGGCGCAGGCGCTGCAACACTTCGTCCAAAAGCGTCAATGCCCATCGCCGTTCGAAGATCCGTTCAGCTGTCATGCGGTCGGCCAGCTCGATGCCGCAGCGAGTCTCGGCCGAATCGATATCGATTGAGATTGGCGTCTGTCCGCCACCTCGCTTTTGAGCCGCGGCGCGGTCCCATTCATTGGCGAGGAAATGCTTGAGGGTTCCCAGAAGGAAAGAACGGAACCGGCCTCGATTGCGGTCGGCCGCGCCAATCCAGTTTTTCTCGAGAATTCGTGCGAAGAAGCCCTGTGTCAGGTCCTGCGCGTCATGGGGACTGTATCCCTGACGTCGTATGAAAGCATAGATGGGTGGCCAGTAGCTTTTGCACAGGAGCTCCAGGGCTTGCCGCGCCTGCGTGGAATCGTTCCCGCCAGCCGCAAGCACAACGGTCCAGTGGGTCGGCACGAAAGCCGGGCCCCCTGGGGCGCGTGTGTCGCAGTCGTGGTCGGTGGGTGGCATTGCCTTCGCCCGGAGCATTCCTGATTTGCGTGGAACCTCCAACGAGAAAATGACGCTGCACGAGCGGAGTCATTCCAGGAAGCCTTCGGAAACGCTTGCCGCTTCACTTCGGCCTTCCCATGCTGCGGCCATGAAAGTTTCGGGCAGGCTCCTTGCCGTTCTGATGGTGTGCGCATCCGCCTGCGCCCAGGCGCCTCTTGGGAATGAGCAATTCCGTGACTACTTGCGGGACGAGACCATGCGACTGTCAGAGGCGTGCCTTTCAGAAATCAATTCGCTGACCGATTGGAATTCGCGCCGCGATGAATATCGACGGCAACTTCAGGAGATGCTTGGGCTCTGGCCCCTGCCGCTTCGCACCGACCTGAAGCCAGTGGTGACCGGCACAGTGGATCACCCTGAGTTTACGGTCGAGAAACTGCACTTTCAGGCCATGCCCGGGCTGTATTGCACCGCTGCATTGTTTATTCCGAAGGGCATCACCGCGCCTGCCCCCGCGATCTTGTACGAATGCGGACACTGGCAATCGGTGACCAACGGGATCAGCTATGGGAACAAGGCGGCCTATCAGGCAGACGGGGCGTGGTACGCCCGCAATGGATATGTCTGCATGGTGCTCGACACCGTGTTGGCGGGTGAGATTCGCGGAATTCACACGGGCACGCGGGATCGCGGATTATGGTGGTGGAACTCGCGCGGCTACACACCAGCGGGAGTGGAAGCCTGGTTCGGCATCCGCGCTTTGGATTTCCTCAGCACGCGTGTGGAAGTGGACACGAATCGATTTGGCATCACGGGTCACTCTGGAGGCGGGGCATACAGCTGGATGGTCACAGCATTGGACGATCGCATCAAGGCCGCTGCGCCTCTCGCGGGGATGGCAGACATTCGGAGTCACATCCTGGATCCCATCATGGACAGCCATTGTGACTGCAATTTTTTCGTCAATTACTACGGTTGGGATTTTCCGCAGGTGGCGGCCTTGGCTGCGCCGCGGCCCCTGCTGCTCGGTGGTACGGACAATGATCGCCTCTTTAACCTGCCGAACACCCTGCGAATCCACGACCAGTTGCGGCGCATTTATCAGATCCACAATGCAACCAGTCAATTGGGACTCATCATCGCACCTGGCGGGCACGACGAAACGCCGGAGTTGCAGGTGGCCGTGATGCGGTGGTTTGACCGACATTTGAAGGGTGCTCAAAGGCCGGTCGAGAATGCTGCGACACGTTTCTTTGCACCGCAGGAATTGAAAGTGTTTGCGACTTTGCCGGCGGATTCTATCAACACCAACATCGCGCTGACGTTTGGCCCTGTTGCGGGATCGGCACTCCCAGCGGGCGCCGACCTGCGGAGCGTGCTCGTGACAAAAGTCTTTTCAGGCTGGCCCAAGGGGCGCGACCCATTAAATCTTCACCAGGCATTTTCTGGGGAGCGTGAAGGTCTGCGGCTTTCTGCGTGGGACTTCACGAGCCAGCGGAATGTGCGGCTTCGCATCTATCGACTCGATGCCTCCGCGACTTCTGTCCGCAGCAATATCACCTTGTCGGTTTTGGATGAAAGCGGATGGACAAACGCGATTGCGCGGCTGGGCGGTTTGTTCGGGCGGGAGCTGACGAATGAGCTTCGCGGGGCGGTCGTTGAGGGATCTCAAATCAGCCTGGACTCGTTGAAGGAACAGGTGCAGCGCAGTTCGCTGATGTTCTTCGCGCCGCGCGGGGTGGGTTTGGATGCGTGGGCTGGGGACGAGCGGGCGCATTCGAGGATTCGACGCCGATTCATGCTGCTGGGCCAGACGCGTGACAGCATGCGGGTGTGGGACATTCGCCGCGCGGTGCAGGTTGTTCGGGAGTTAAATGCGGGCATCGAAGTCCAGGTGATTCTGCGCGCCAGCAGTGAGATGGGGGTGAACACGTTGTATGCGGCGCTCTTTGAACCGTCGGTTCGGACACTGCAGCTCGGGCCGCTGCCGCAATCACATATTTATGGTCCTGACTATTTAGGAATTCTGCGCGTGTGCGACATTCCGCAAGTGGTGAACGCAGTGAAAGCTCACGCCCGAATCGAGGGAGAACCATCGCCCTGATGCAACCTGCCCAGTCAAAAGTGCGGACAAGCTCTCGAAACCGGGTGCCAGCTGAGTGGCGGCACGAGGTCGAGCGGGTTCTGATTGGCGAGGCACAGCTCGCCCGGCGCGTGCGGATGCTGGCGCGGACGGTTGAGGTGGATTTCCGTGGACGCGAGATGGTGATTGTTTCACTGCTCAGCGGCACAGTCATGTTCCTGGCCGACCTCATTCGCCACCTTTCGCTGCCGCTGCGGTTGGATTTTATGGGCGTGTCGAGTTACGGCAGCGGAACTGAGAGCGGCCAGCTGGTGTTCACGAAGGAGTTGCGACTGGACGTTCGGGGTCGTGACGTGCTGCTTGTCGACGACATTCTCGATACGGGGCGAACCATGAAGCGCGTGTTGGAGAAGCTGCAGTTGCTCAAGCCGCGGCGCATCCGCACCTGTGTGCTGTTGGACAAGGCAGCCAGGCGTGTCGAAAGGATTGAAGCTGACTACGTCGGATTTCGCATTCCTGACAAGTTCGTCGTTGGATATGGGCTCGATTACGCCG encodes the following:
- the hpt gene encoding hypoxanthine phosphoribosyltransferase translates to MPAEWRHEVERVLIGEAQLARRVRMLARTVEVDFRGREMVIVSLLSGTVMFLADLIRHLSLPLRLDFMGVSSYGSGTESGQLVFTKELRLDVRGRDVLLVDDILDTGRTMKRVLEKLQLLKPRRIRTCVLLDKAARRVERIEADYVGFRIPDKFVVGYGLDYAERFRNLPFVGVLKEHVYQSAAGT
- a CDS encoding prolyl oligopeptidase family serine peptidase; translated protein: MKVSGRLLAVLMVCASACAQAPLGNEQFRDYLRDETMRLSEACLSEINSLTDWNSRRDEYRRQLQEMLGLWPLPLRTDLKPVVTGTVDHPEFTVEKLHFQAMPGLYCTAALFIPKGITAPAPAILYECGHWQSVTNGISYGNKAAYQADGAWYARNGYVCMVLDTVLAGEIRGIHTGTRDRGLWWWNSRGYTPAGVEAWFGIRALDFLSTRVEVDTNRFGITGHSGGGAYSWMVTALDDRIKAAAPLAGMADIRSHILDPIMDSHCDCNFFVNYYGWDFPQVAALAAPRPLLLGGTDNDRLFNLPNTLRIHDQLRRIYQIHNATSQLGLIIAPGGHDETPELQVAVMRWFDRHLKGAQRPVENAATRFFAPQELKVFATLPADSINTNIALTFGPVAGSALPAGADLRSVLVTKVFSGWPKGRDPLNLHQAFSGEREGLRLSAWDFTSQRNVRLRIYRLDASATSVRSNITLSVLDESGWTNAIARLGGLFGRELTNELRGAVVEGSQISLDSLKEQVQRSSLMFFAPRGVGLDAWAGDERAHSRIRRRFMLLGQTRDSMRVWDIRRAVQVVRELNAGIEVQVILRASSEMGVNTLYAALFEPSVRTLQLGPLPQSHIYGPDYLGILRVCDIPQVVNAVKAHARIEGEPSP
- a CDS encoding sigma-70 family RNA polymerase sigma factor, producing MPPTDHDCDTRAPGGPAFVPTHWTVVLAAGGNDSTQARQALELLCKSYWPPIYAFIRRQGYSPHDAQDLTQGFFARILEKNWIGAADRNRGRFRSFLLGTLKHFLANEWDRAAAQKRGGGQTPISIDIDSAETRCGIELADRMTAERIFERRWALTLLDEVLQRLRQEYVEAGREALFDHLKQTLTEPSGSMPYLQIAARLKSTEGAVKVAVHRLRQRYRELLRAEIARTVASPDEVEDELRNLFAALSA